The Salvelinus namaycush isolate Seneca chromosome 1, SaNama_1.0, whole genome shotgun sequence genome has a window encoding:
- the tent2 gene encoding poly(A) RNA polymerase GLD2 isoform X2, whose amino-acid sequence MYPSAAPAGCPPYNSKNGHGNGLYPLPQAFLQHHQQLAEAPRNIANTNFHGRSLPAGPSDIPPYDWKPSPSTPPGPHASALANMRKRHSGDHSPYNVKRQHFSSPVPHHGSPPAVGSSPSVSRPGPRETQYSLIQHSPLSPQPSAPQMPPLWGENPRSSLQAYAKDKLSGQMVELFEACQQQSTDLERKELCRAQLQREIQRLFPLVRLYLAGSSLSGFGSRNSDADLCLVIQAAPVDQRNDAVYVLSLIQQLFYRLSYIERPQLIRAKVPILKFRDKVSGVEFDLNVNNTVGIRNTFLLRSYAYAERRVRPIILVVKRWARHHRINDASKGTLSSYTLVLMVLHYLQTLPEPVIPSLQNEYPECFNPSMDIHHVPEGPRDIPPYSSSNQASLGELLLGFLKYYTSVFRWDKQVISVREAKALPKSNSLEWRDKFICVEVVADAPAEKGSQLHPPNQKHHPEMRRRNCE is encoded by the exons tttccATGGTCGGTCCCTGCCTGCAGGTCCTTCAGATATTCCCCCATATGATTGGAAGCCAAGTCCCAGCACCCCACCTGGTCCTCATGCATCTGCACTGGCCAACATGAGGAA GAGGCACAGTGGAGACCACAGCCCGTATAATGTAAAGAGGCAGCACTTCAGTTCCCCTGTCCCCCATCATGGCAGTCCTCCTGCTGTCGGCTCCTCTCCCTCGGTATCCCGCCCTGGCCCCAGGGAAACACAGTATTCCCTAATTCAGCACTCCCCTCTCAGCCCCCAACCGTCTGCCCCACAGATGCCCCCCCTGTGGGGAGAGAACCCTCGTAGCTCACTGCAGGCTTATGCCAAGGACAAG CTGAGTGGTCAGATGGTGGAGCTTTTTGAGGCATGCCAGCAGCAGTCGACTGACCTGGAGAGGAAGGAGCTGTGCAGAGCTCAActacagagagagatccagagactCTTCCCAT tggtgAGGTTGTACCTGGCTGGTTCTTCTCTGAGTGGTTTCGGCAGCAGGAACAGTGATGCTGACCTCTGTTTGGTCATCCAAGCAGCACCA gTGGACCAGAGGAATGATGCTGTGTATGTACTCAGTCTCATTCAGCAGCTCTTCTACAGACTCT CGTACATAGAGAGACCACAGCTGATCCGAGCCAAGGTCCCCATCCTCAAATTCAGAGACAAAGTCAG TGGAGTCGAGTTTGATCTGAACGTAAACAACACTGTAGGGATCAGAAACACCTTCTTGCTGAGGAGTTACGCCTACG CTGAGCGGCGTGTGCGTCCCATCATCTTGGTGGTAAAGAGGTGGGCCAGACATCACAGGATAAACGACGCCAGTAAAGGAACACTCAGCAGCTACACTCTAGTACTGATGGTACTACACTACTTACAGA CTTTGCCTGAACCAGTCATTCCCTCTCTGCAGAATGAATATCCA GAGTGTTTTAATCCATCCATGGATATCCACCATGTGCCTGAGGGTCCAAGAGACATCCCCCCCTACTCCTCCTCTAACCAGGCCTCACTGGGAGAGCTGCTGCTGGGCTTTCTCAAGTACTACACCTCCGTCTTTAG GTGGGATAAACAGGTGATCTCGGTGCGAGAGGCTAAGGCTTTGCCCAAGTCAAATAGTCTAGAGTGGAGAGACAAGTTCATCTGTGTGGAAG tCGTGGCAGATGCTCCAGCTGAGAAAGGATCTCAACTTCATCCTCCCAATCAGAAACACCATccagagatgaggaggaggaactgTGAGTGA
- the tent2 gene encoding poly(A) RNA polymerase GLD2 isoform X1 has translation MYPSAAPAGCPPYNSKNGHGNGLYPLPQAFLQHHQQLAEAPRNIANTNFHGRSLPAGPSDIPPYDWKPSPSTPPGPHASALANMRKRHSGDHSPYNVKRQHFSSPVPHHGSPPAVGSSPSVSRPGPRETQYSLIQHSPLSPQPSAPQMPPLWGENPRSSLQAYAKDKLSGQMVELFEACQQQSTDLERKELCRAQLQREIQRLFPLVRLYLAGSSLSGFGSRNSDADLCLVIQAAPVDQRNDAVYVLSLIQQLFYRLSYIERPQLIRAKVPILKFRDKVSGVEFDLNVNNTVGIRNTFLLRSYAYAERRVRPIILVVKRWARHHRINDASKGTLSSYTLVLMVLHYLQTLPEPVIPSLQNEYPECFNPSMDIHHVPEGPRDIPPYSSSNQASLGELLLGFLKYYTSVFRWDKQVISVREAKALPKSNSLEWRDKFICVEEPFDGTNTARAVHEKVKFDAIKAQFAESWQMLQLRKDLNFILPIRNTIQR, from the exons tttccATGGTCGGTCCCTGCCTGCAGGTCCTTCAGATATTCCCCCATATGATTGGAAGCCAAGTCCCAGCACCCCACCTGGTCCTCATGCATCTGCACTGGCCAACATGAGGAA GAGGCACAGTGGAGACCACAGCCCGTATAATGTAAAGAGGCAGCACTTCAGTTCCCCTGTCCCCCATCATGGCAGTCCTCCTGCTGTCGGCTCCTCTCCCTCGGTATCCCGCCCTGGCCCCAGGGAAACACAGTATTCCCTAATTCAGCACTCCCCTCTCAGCCCCCAACCGTCTGCCCCACAGATGCCCCCCCTGTGGGGAGAGAACCCTCGTAGCTCACTGCAGGCTTATGCCAAGGACAAG CTGAGTGGTCAGATGGTGGAGCTTTTTGAGGCATGCCAGCAGCAGTCGACTGACCTGGAGAGGAAGGAGCTGTGCAGAGCTCAActacagagagagatccagagactCTTCCCAT tggtgAGGTTGTACCTGGCTGGTTCTTCTCTGAGTGGTTTCGGCAGCAGGAACAGTGATGCTGACCTCTGTTTGGTCATCCAAGCAGCACCA gTGGACCAGAGGAATGATGCTGTGTATGTACTCAGTCTCATTCAGCAGCTCTTCTACAGACTCT CGTACATAGAGAGACCACAGCTGATCCGAGCCAAGGTCCCCATCCTCAAATTCAGAGACAAAGTCAG TGGAGTCGAGTTTGATCTGAACGTAAACAACACTGTAGGGATCAGAAACACCTTCTTGCTGAGGAGTTACGCCTACG CTGAGCGGCGTGTGCGTCCCATCATCTTGGTGGTAAAGAGGTGGGCCAGACATCACAGGATAAACGACGCCAGTAAAGGAACACTCAGCAGCTACACTCTAGTACTGATGGTACTACACTACTTACAGA CTTTGCCTGAACCAGTCATTCCCTCTCTGCAGAATGAATATCCA GAGTGTTTTAATCCATCCATGGATATCCACCATGTGCCTGAGGGTCCAAGAGACATCCCCCCCTACTCCTCCTCTAACCAGGCCTCACTGGGAGAGCTGCTGCTGGGCTTTCTCAAGTACTACACCTCCGTCTTTAG GTGGGATAAACAGGTGATCTCGGTGCGAGAGGCTAAGGCTTTGCCCAAGTCAAATAGTCTAGAGTGGAGAGACAAGTTCATCTGTGTGGAAG AGCCATTTGATGGCACCAACACAGCCAGGGCAGTCCATGAGAAGGTCAAGTTTGATGCCATCAAAGCACAGTTCGCTGAG tCGTGGCAGATGCTCCAGCTGAGAAAGGATCTCAACTTCATCCTCCCAATCAGAAACACCATccagagatga